GGAACGAAGAGCAGCTTGAAGTCCACCCGCTGCGGGGCGCCGTCTTCGAGAATATGATCGCTGCCGAGCTGCTGAAAACCCGCCTGAACGAGGGGCGGGAGCCGGAACTGTACTTCTGGCGCGACAGAAGTGGCTTCGAAATAGATTTTGTGATTGAAAACAACGGATTGCTGGACGCTGTGGAAGTAAAATCAGGGCGGACAGTCACCGGAGAATTCTTCCGAGCTCTTACGCGCTGGAAGGAAATAGCCGGAAAGGACGCAGGCAGAACGGGTCTTGTCTACGGCGGAGATGAGGAGTACCAGCGGGAGGGACACACGATTCTCTCATGGAGAAATGCGGCAAAAATAGCCAACTGGCCGCTGGAAAGGTAAGCATTGGGAAAAGCCCTTTGCTGAGCTCTGGGTCCTGTTGTCATCCTGAGGGCTGTTCCTCCGCCCGATCGCGCTCGCGGAGCACCCAGAACGAAGTGGAGGGAGCATCCCCGAAGGGGGAGGATCACGGTCCTGCTGTCATTCTGAGGAGTGAAGCGACGAAGAATCTGGGCTTGAGAGCCGAAGGATCTCGCCCTTGTTGTCATCCTGAGGCCGGCTTTTTTGGCCGAAGGATCTTGCCCTTGTTGTCATCCTGAGGGCTGTTTCACCGCCCGAAGGATCTGGGTTTGAGAGCCGAAGGATCAACCCCGAGATCCTTCCCTCGCTGTGCTCGGGATGCTTCGCGATCGCTTCGCTCAGGACGACAAGCCGCTCGTGTCATCCTGAGGCCGATTTTCATGGCCGAAGGATCTCGCCCTTGCCCCTAAGGGACGAAAGACCAAGTCCGAGATCCTTCCCTCGCTGTGCTCGGGATGCTCCGCGATCGCTTCGCTCAGGACGTCAGAGGATTGTCATCCTGAGGCCGGCTTTTTTGGCCGAAGGATCTCGCCCTTGCCCCTAAGGGACGAAAGACCAAGTCCGAGGTCCTTCCCTCGCTGTGCTCGGGATGCTCCGCGATCGCTTCGCTCAGGACGACAAGCCGCTCGTGTCATCCTGAGGCCGATTTTCATGGCCGAAGGATCTCGCCCTTGCCCCTAAGGGACGAAAGACCAAGTCCGAGATCCTTCCCTCGCTGTGCTCGGGATGCTGCGCGATCGCGTTCGCTCAGGACGACAGAAGCGAGGTCCTCCCCTCGCTGTGCTCGGGATGCTGTGCAATCGCATTCGCTCAGGACGACAAACCGAGGTCCTTCGGCCATGAAAATCGGCCTCAGGACGACAAGCCGCTCGTGTCATCCTGAGGCCGGCTTTTTTGGCCGAAGGATCTCGCCCTTGCCCCTAAGAGACGAAAGACCAAGTCCGAGATCCTTCCCTCGCTATGCTCGGGATGCTCCGCGATCGCTTCGCTAAGGATGACAAAAGCGGGATGCTGTGCGATCGCTTCGCTCAGGATGACAAAAGCGGGATGCTTCGCGATCGCGTCCGCTCAGGACGACAAGAGCGAGGCCCTTTCCCTTCGGGGATGCAACGCAATCGCTGCGTTCAGGACGATACCGGGCACCAGGCCCTTACCCGTTCTCAAGAAAAGAAAGCATAAACTTCCAGGGAAAGAAATGCCCCTGTCGAAAAATATCCGACAAGGGCATTTCTTTCAGTAGTGTGCCGTTTTGGGATTCCGGTCCGTCTGCAGCCTTTCTTTAATGGCGTTTTGCAGTTCCTGTGAGAAGTTGATATTGCTCTGTCTAGCCATTTCATCCATCCATGAGGGGAGGGTAATGGTCCTGCTGACGGAACGATTTTCCCAAGATCTTCTGGCAGCCCCCATATCAGCAACTATGAGGCTGGTAAATTGATCACCGACGCACTTGATAGAACGAATGTCGGAGGGGGCAGGAATGCCTTTCCCGTCTCTCTCCATCCAGTAAAGAACATTTTCAAGCGCCTCTTTTCCCTCTGTGAGGGCTTCTTCAACAGTGGCCCCATTGGCAAAGCAGTTTTCAAGGTCAGGAAATGTGACATTGATCACTCCTCCGTCATCCATGTCCTGTTCAAGAACAGCGGGGAAGGCGTAATACTCCTGGTGTTTCCTTTTGTCCACCATGGTTTCACCTCGCATTCGTAAAAAAACTTCATAAAAATCAGCTTTATTTATAATACGGTACAGGGTGTTTAGCTGATTCAGTGTCTATTTAAGTCCTATCAACTTGAGAATCAATTGCTTGGTCTTCTTGCTCGCTCGGGGCAGTTGGAATATCAAAAGGGTTATGCCCTTCTTTTCTGGCCACCAGATGCCCTGATGACCCTTTCGATTCAATAGTCCATCCCTGGGCGCGGATCAGCTTTTTCAACTCTTCCACTGAGTAATCCTTGCCTGGGACGTATTTCGGCGAACGCCCCATCGGTTCACCTTCTTTCTTTATCCACTCCATATTTTAACACATATAAAATATGTTTATAGGGGCAAGGGGAATGTTAAAACAGACCATCTTTGTTCTGGGGTACCCCCGAAAAAACTTTGACAAAAAGAGTACGATGCAACATGATAAATTTGCAGAACGCTCGAAACAGAAGGCCGGGGGTGCGGCCGCAGTTCCGCTGGTGGGAGGAGGGGACGATATGAATTTCAGAATTTTGGACATTGGCCAGTTTGCGGATATATCCGTTGATTTTGGAGACCTTACGCTTTTAGTTGGCGCTCAGGGAACAGGCAAAAGCATCTTTTTGCAGCTTTTCAAGCTCTCCCAGGATCAAAAGTACGTAAAAAACACGATGAATCAGTTTGGCCAGGACTGGAATATGAAAAGTAGGCCCGGATTGATGGCGGCCTATTTTGGCGAAGGAATGAACCACATATGGAGACCTCAAAGCCGTATTCTCCGCGACGGCAGAGATGCGGCCCCCTCCCCCCGAATGCCCGTAAAAGAAAAAAATTATGCCGAAACGGTCTATTACATTCCTGCGCAAAGAGTGCTGACGATGCTGACAGGCCGGCCACAGCCCTATAGGAGCTATACGCCGAGAGACCCTTTTTATTGTGAAAAATTTCAGCGAGCGTATACGCCTGTACCTTGAAGGGCTGAAAGAGAGAGAAAGACTCTTCCCCATCATACAGAAAACAAAAGAACCGATTCGGGATGTTCTCAATTCTAGTATTTTTCACGGAGCCTCACTTTCACGCAGCGCGACGGCCGGACAAAAAGAAGTGCGGCTGAATGTGGATGGAGATGAAAAGCGGGCAATTTCGTACATGACGTGGTCTACGGGACAAAGAGAATTCCTGCCGATGCTGCTTGGATGTTACGAGTTGCTGCCGGGAGGGAAAGTCACAAAACGGAAAGAGATTGAATGGGTGGTGATCGAAGAGCCGGAAATGGGACTTCACCCAATGGGAACGTTTGCCGTCATGGTTCTTATCCTGGACATTCTGAGCCGGGGGTACAAAGTTGCCGTCACGACCCACTCCTCAAATGTTCTGGATATCGTGTGGGCAATCGAGGCGATCAAGCGGCAGGAAATAAATGAAGACCGGAAGATTGAGCTGATCTCGCGACTGCTCGACCTTCCCGGCAGCAACAAAGGAATATGCGATATGATCGGCCATGTGTTGCGCCTTGAATTCAGGACGCATAGTTTTTATTATCAGAAAGGCCGTGTTCAGGCTAAGGATATTTCATCTCTTGATCCTGGAGACGAAGATGAGATCGTAGCGGGCTGGGGAGGATTGGCCGCCTACAGCGGACGTGTGTCCGACTTGGTTGCCGAAGC
Above is a window of Aminivibrio sp. DNA encoding:
- a CDS encoding type II toxin-antitoxin system HicB family antitoxin; the encoded protein is MVDKRKHQEYYAFPAVLEQDMDDGGVINVTFPDLENCFANGATVEEALTEGKEALENVLYWMERDGKGIPAPSDIRSIKCVGDQFTSLIVADMGAARRSWENRSVSRTITLPSWMDEMARQSNINFSQELQNAIKERLQTDRNPKTAHY
- a CDS encoding ATP-binding protein translates to MLKQTIFVLGYPRKNFDKKSTMQHDKFAERSKQKAGGAAAVPLVGGGDDMNFRILDIGQFADISVDFGDLTLLVGAQGTGKSIFLQLFKLSQDQKYVKNTMNQFGQDWNMKSRPGLMAAYFGEGMNHIWRPQSRILRDGRDAAPSPRMPVKEKNYAETVYYIPAQRVLTMLTGRPQPYRSYTPRDPFYCEKFQRAYTPVP
- a CDS encoding AAA family ATPase; translated protein: MKNFSERIRLYLEGLKERERLFPIIQKTKEPIRDVLNSSIFHGASLSRSATAGQKEVRLNVDGDEKRAISYMTWSTGQREFLPMLLGCYELLPGGKVTKRKEIEWVVIEEPEMGLHPMGTFAVMVLILDILSRGYKVAVTTHSSNVLDIVWAIEAIKRQEINEDRKIELISRLLDLPGSNKGICDMIGHVLRLEFRTHSFYYQKGRVQAKDISSLDPGDEDEIVAGWGGLAAYSGRVSDLVAEAVSAVILKRATVEFCHPEAGFFGRRIWILRDEGSRPCCHPDGCSIARSRSRSTLNEVEGASPKGEDHGPAVILRSEATKNLGLRAEGSRPCCHPEGCFTARRIWV